A window of Pseudocalidococcus azoricus BACA0444 contains these coding sequences:
- the uvrB gene encoding excinuclease ABC subunit UvrB, translating to MSEFQIQAPFQPTGDQPQAIAQLVQSIQAGHRFQTLLGATGTGKTFTIAQTIAQVGRPTLVLAHNKTLAAQLCNELREFFPENAVEYFISYYDYYQPEAYIPVTDTYIEKSASINEEIDMLRHSATRSLFERRDVIVVASISCIYGLGMPAEYLKASIPLRVGEEVDQRKLLRDLTNIQYSRNDVDLGRGRFRVKGDVLEIGPAYEDRLIRVEFFGDEVEAIRYIDPITGATIQSLQGLNIYPARHFVTPAERLAQACEEIAAELKEQVLKLESEGKLLEAQRIDQRTRYDLEMLQEVGYCNGVENYSRHLAGRQAGDPPECLIDYFPNDWLLVIDESHVTVPQIRGMYNGDQARKKVLIDHGFRLPSAADNRPLKAPEFWDKVQQCIFVSATPGDWEIEVSGEQVVEQIIRPTGVIDPEIFVRPTTGQIDDLMAEVQQRIQLKERVLITTLTKRMAEDLSEYFQDRHVRVRYLHSEINAIERIEILDDLRKGTFDVLIGVNLLREGLDLPEVSLVAILDADKEGFLRAARSLIQTIGRAARHIRGQAILYADRITDSMEKAITETNRRRQIQQAHNETYGIIPQPIVKKSSNAILAFLDVSRRLNAQELETAVLQVDDLSLDQVPELIQQLESQMKDAAKKLEFEAAAKFRDQIQQLRDKLLGH from the coding sequence ATGTCAGAGTTCCAAATCCAGGCCCCCTTTCAACCCACTGGCGATCAACCCCAGGCGATTGCTCAATTGGTTCAAAGTATCCAGGCCGGGCATCGCTTTCAAACTCTCTTAGGCGCGACTGGAACCGGAAAAACCTTTACCATTGCCCAAACCATTGCCCAAGTCGGCCGCCCTACCCTCGTCCTAGCCCATAACAAAACCCTGGCCGCGCAACTGTGTAATGAACTGCGGGAATTTTTTCCAGAGAATGCGGTGGAGTATTTTATCTCCTATTACGATTATTACCAACCGGAAGCCTATATTCCAGTCACAGATACCTACATCGAAAAAAGTGCCTCAATCAACGAAGAAATTGATATGTTGCGTCACAGTGCGACCCGATCCTTATTTGAACGGCGAGATGTGATTGTGGTGGCTTCGATTAGTTGCATCTATGGCTTAGGCATGCCGGCAGAATACTTAAAGGCTTCAATTCCCTTGCGTGTGGGCGAAGAAGTGGATCAACGAAAATTATTGCGAGATTTAACCAATATTCAATACAGCCGCAATGATGTAGATTTAGGCCGGGGTCGGTTTCGAGTCAAAGGGGATGTTTTAGAAATTGGCCCAGCCTATGAGGATCGCCTAATTCGAGTGGAGTTCTTTGGAGATGAAGTGGAAGCGATTCGCTATATAGATCCGATTACGGGCGCAACGATTCAAAGTTTACAAGGGTTAAATATCTACCCCGCCCGTCACTTTGTCACCCCCGCCGAACGACTGGCCCAGGCCTGTGAAGAGATTGCCGCTGAACTCAAGGAACAAGTCCTCAAGCTAGAGTCGGAAGGGAAACTCTTAGAAGCCCAACGGATTGATCAACGCACCCGCTATGACTTAGAAATGCTCCAAGAAGTGGGCTATTGCAACGGGGTAGAAAACTATTCCCGTCATTTAGCTGGTCGCCAAGCCGGAGACCCCCCGGAATGTTTAATTGATTATTTTCCCAATGATTGGCTGCTCGTGATTGATGAATCCCATGTCACCGTGCCGCAAATTCGGGGGATGTATAACGGTGACCAGGCCCGGAAAAAAGTTCTCATTGATCATGGATTTCGCTTGCCCAGTGCGGCGGATAATCGTCCCCTGAAAGCCCCAGAATTTTGGGATAAGGTGCAGCAATGTATTTTTGTTTCCGCCACCCCTGGAGATTGGGAAATTGAAGTTTCTGGGGAACAGGTTGTCGAGCAAATCATTCGGCCAACAGGTGTAATTGACCCGGAAATTTTTGTCCGGCCAACGACAGGACAGATTGATGATCTGATGGCCGAGGTGCAGCAACGGATTCAACTCAAGGAACGAGTTTTGATTACCACGTTGACTAAGCGCATGGCGGAGGATTTATCGGAATATTTTCAAGACCGCCATGTTCGAGTTCGCTATTTACATTCCGAAATTAATGCCATTGAACGGATTGAAATTCTTGATGATTTGCGTAAAGGTACCTTTGATGTCTTGATTGGCGTAAACCTGCTGCGGGAGGGGTTAGATTTACCGGAAGTGTCCCTCGTGGCAATTTTAGATGCTGATAAAGAAGGGTTTTTGCGGGCCGCACGCTCCTTAATTCAAACCATTGGCCGGGCCGCCCGTCATATTCGGGGACAAGCCATTTTGTATGCTGACCGAATTACTGACAGTATGGAAAAAGCCATCACTGAAACCAATCGCCGCCGCCAAATTCAACAGGCCCATAATGAAACATATGGCATTATTCCCCAACCGATTGTCAAAAAATCTAGTAATGCAATTTTGGCCTTTTTAGATGTGTCTCGCCGCCTCAATGCCCAAGAATTAGAAACGGCTGTTTTGCAGGTTGATGATTTATCCTTGGATCAAGTTCCAGAGTTAATTCAACAACTAGAGAGCCAAATGAAAGATGCAGCCAAAAAGTTAGAATTCGAGGCAGCAGCCAAATTCCGGGATCAAATTCAACAGCTACGGGATAAGCTTCTGGGGCACTAA
- a CDS encoding tetratricopeptide repeat protein has translation MTASTATVEEIFDAGIAQYKAGADAAELIPTFETICQKAPKSAPAWTCLAWLYLLVGKTQSAYKAAQKAVKLNPQDPQARINLVLAMLEKGQKGVRDHIELIQHIIMVVPELRQEVTDNIQEGLTRKPDWEALLRVQAWIVG, from the coding sequence GTGACAGCATCTACGGCAACGGTGGAAGAAATTTTCGATGCGGGAATTGCCCAATATAAAGCGGGGGCGGATGCGGCGGAGTTGATTCCCACCTTTGAAACTATTTGCCAAAAAGCTCCGAAAAGCGCGCCGGCCTGGACTTGCTTGGCCTGGTTATATCTTCTGGTTGGTAAGACCCAATCTGCCTATAAAGCTGCCCAAAAAGCGGTGAAACTCAATCCCCAAGATCCCCAGGCCCGGATTAACTTGGTTTTAGCCATGCTGGAGAAGGGGCAAAAAGGAGTTCGTGACCATATTGAACTGATCCAGCACATTATTATGGTGGTGCCTGAACTGCGCCAAGAAGTGACTGACAACATTCAAGAGGGATTGACCCGAAAACCAGATTGGGAAGCTTTGTTAAGAGTCCAGGCCTGGATTGTCGGTTAA
- the menD gene encoding 2-succinyl-5-enolpyruvyl-6-hydroxy-3-cyclohexene-1-carboxylic-acid synthase, whose protein sequence is MQSRASNINSLWAWVLTETLVRLGLKTAVIAPGSRSGPLTVALAEHPKIAAIPILDERSASFFALGVARQSHQPVLVVCTSGTAAANFYPAIIEASLSHVPLLVFTADRPPELRDCHAGQAMDQTKLYGHFPRWQTELGLPSLDIDQLTYLRQTINQAWSMALMPTPGPVHINIPLREPLAPIPDSETAVFSETVDWSSFFQALQPPQFSYLIPQAIPWPTWSQTERGVIIAGPCQPAVPNAYAQAVFSLSQCLGWPILADALSPVRHFAKESAGVISLYDLLLRDQATAQALRPDHVIQLGELPTSKPLRTWLGKTNPARWIISPQPDNFDPLHGACQTLRCSLETLVSLIPQSESPQVSYAYHQAWIKAETRGQEKLLETFAAVDWLCEPKLAWFLSQTLPAETPIFVASSMPVRDVESVFPTNIKKFQFFFNRGVNGIDGTLSTALGVAWNNQPTVLITGDLALLHDTNGLLQNRWFQGSLTILLINNHGGGIFGHLPIRQAEHVFDAYFATPQQVNFQRLAQAYAVKHHLIGAWSELASHLNPLPQTGIHLLEVPCLRERDTQWRQQCLYPLLKEALAVEEAAE, encoded by the coding sequence TTGCAATCACGCGCTTCTAATATCAATAGCCTCTGGGCCTGGGTGTTGACAGAAACCTTGGTGCGCTTGGGCTTGAAAACGGCGGTGATTGCCCCTGGATCTCGATCTGGCCCGTTAACGGTGGCGTTGGCAGAACATCCAAAAATTGCCGCAATTCCGATCCTTGATGAACGCTCGGCCAGCTTTTTTGCCTTGGGGGTAGCGCGTCAATCCCATCAACCTGTGCTGGTTGTTTGCACCTCTGGGACTGCGGCGGCAAATTTTTATCCGGCCATTATTGAAGCCAGTCTTAGCCATGTGCCTTTGCTAGTGTTCACCGCTGACCGTCCGCCCGAATTGCGCGATTGTCATGCCGGCCAGGCCATGGATCAAACTAAACTCTATGGGCATTTTCCGCGCTGGCAAACGGAATTAGGCTTACCCAGTTTAGACATTGATCAGTTGACTTATTTACGACAAACAATCAACCAGGCCTGGTCAATGGCCCTGATGCCAACCCCTGGGCCAGTTCACATCAATATTCCCTTACGAGAGCCGTTAGCCCCAATTCCTGACTCTGAGACAGCAGTATTTTCTGAGACGGTGGATTGGTCAAGTTTTTTCCAGGCCCTCCAGCCACCCCAATTCAGTTATCTCATCCCCCAAGCTATTCCCTGGCCAACCTGGAGCCAAACCGAACGGGGGGTGATTATTGCCGGGCCTTGTCAACCTGCTGTTCCTAACGCCTATGCCCAGGCCGTGTTTTCTTTGAGTCAATGCTTAGGTTGGCCGATCTTAGCGGATGCTCTTTCGCCTGTGCGCCATTTTGCCAAAGAGTCTGCTGGAGTGATTAGTCTCTATGATTTGCTGTTACGGGATCAAGCCACAGCCCAGGCCCTGAGACCAGATCACGTGATTCAACTTGGCGAACTGCCCACTAGCAAACCCCTCAGAACCTGGCTAGGGAAGACAAATCCTGCCCGTTGGATTATTAGCCCCCAGCCCGATAATTTTGATCCCCTCCACGGGGCTTGTCAAACTCTGCGCTGTTCCCTAGAAACCCTCGTTAGTTTGATTCCTCAGTCTGAATCTCCCCAAGTCAGTTATGCCTATCACCAGGCCTGGATCAAAGCAGAAACTAGGGGACAGGAGAAACTATTAGAAACTTTTGCGGCTGTGGATTGGCTATGTGAACCAAAACTGGCCTGGTTCTTGTCCCAAACATTGCCGGCAGAAACACCGATTTTTGTCGCCAGTAGTATGCCCGTGCGCGATGTGGAGAGTGTCTTTCCAACCAATATCAAAAAATTTCAGTTCTTTTTTAATCGGGGCGTGAATGGTATTGATGGCACCTTATCAACCGCGTTGGGAGTGGCCTGGAACAATCAACCCACAGTTCTAATTACGGGTGATCTAGCTCTGCTCCACGACACTAATGGCTTGTTGCAGAATCGGTGGTTTCAAGGTAGTCTCACCATTCTCTTAATTAACAATCATGGCGGGGGAATTTTTGGTCATCTACCCATCCGCCAGGCCGAGCACGTTTTTGATGCCTACTTTGCCACGCCCCAACAGGTTAATTTTCAAAGGTTAGCCCAAGCCTACGCTGTTAAGCATCACTTAATCGGGGCCTGGTCAGAATTAGCCTCCCACTTAAATCCTTTACCCCAAACTGGAATTCATCTGCTTGAGGTTCCTTGCCTCCGGGAGCGAGATACCCAATGGCGACAGCAATGCCTATATCCCTTATTGAAGGAGGCCCTCGCTGTTGAGGAAGCAGCGGAGTAA